A single window of Candidatus Obscuribacterales bacterium DNA harbors:
- a CDS encoding DUF2807 domain-containing protein, producing MFRILLMILAFQLFLPAFAAKSGIMTETEAKTDNLFTPPDFVTFAQISMDAPEIILAVEGVNATIKRVPKLSQINVSSNCPGHWNCTRNVIRQVAALNMPKGVAIRADSAGGVALVNGKVYGLPSSGGQIKGLKIENGQVIINGQPMQPLQGSDKAGSCTGPDVLEVQVPDTYMGDLRLLINGNSQVAVDGWKNGAVQANVATNGTLSANKLDKVAKLVIDVQGKGKAHVGNMTAKTLVVNIVGDGNITIDHGTADVSNATISGTGTISLHGKYNNMQKDVKGQGVIEILD from the coding sequence ATGTTTCGAATTCTACTTATGATCTTAGCTTTCCAGCTATTTCTGCCGGCGTTTGCCGCCAAGTCTGGAATCATGACCGAAACCGAGGCAAAGACAGATAATTTGTTTACTCCACCAGACTTTGTGACATTTGCTCAGATAAGCATGGACGCCCCAGAAATTATTCTGGCAGTCGAAGGGGTCAACGCAACTATCAAGCGCGTACCAAAATTGAGCCAGATAAATGTTTCCAGCAATTGTCCGGGACACTGGAATTGCACAAGAAATGTCATTCGCCAGGTAGCGGCCCTCAATATGCCGAAAGGGGTCGCCATTCGTGCTGACTCAGCAGGCGGCGTCGCCCTGGTTAACGGCAAAGTTTACGGACTTCCAAGCAGCGGTGGTCAGATAAAAGGGCTTAAAATTGAAAACGGACAAGTGATTATCAATGGCCAGCCTATGCAACCTCTACAAGGCTCGGACAAGGCAGGCAGCTGCACAGGACCCGATGTCCTTGAAGTACAAGTCCCTGACACCTATATGGGTGATTTGCGCCTTCTTATCAACGGCAATTCTCAGGTAGCAGTGGACGGGTGGAAAAACGGCGCTGTGCAGGCAAACGTGGCAACAAACGGCACTTTGTCGGCAAACAAATTGGACAAGGTCGCCAAACTGGTTATAGATGTGCAAGGCAAGGGAAAAGCACATGTAGGAAACATGACTGCAAAAACTCTTGTAGTCAATATCGTTGGAGACGGCAACATAACAATTGACCACGGAACGGCAGATGTAAGCAATGCCACCATATCCGGTACCGGAACAATAAGTTTGCACGGCAAGTACAACAATATGCAGAAAGACGTTAAGGGTCAGGGCGTAATCGAAATTCTGGACTAA
- a CDS encoding DUF393 domain-containing protein, whose product MVEPGQLQRTTDMQSDMKQHKIAIVFDDSCQFCRNQIKKIKSMDPANQFDYVPRSAPDLVSRFPILKEMNFDSGMRLITTDNHVYVGADAIHQIARHLPATKSFAWLYQLPIINQVCKLVYKWIAANRKKLAGSCDTGTCHFE is encoded by the coding sequence ATGGTCGAACCAGGTCAACTACAAAGGACAACAGATATGCAATCGGATATGAAACAGCATAAGATTGCCATTGTCTTTGATGACAGTTGTCAGTTTTGCCGAAACCAAATCAAAAAGATTAAAAGCATGGATCCGGCCAACCAATTTGATTATGTGCCTCGCTCGGCTCCTGATTTAGTAAGTCGCTTTCCCATTCTCAAAGAAATGAATTTCGACTCGGGCATGCGTCTAATTACAACCGACAATCATGTTTACGTCGGCGCTGACGCTATCCATCAAATAGCCAGGCATTTGCCGGCAACTAAGTCTTTTGCCTGGCTTTATCAACTACCGATTATCAATCAAGTCTGCAAATTGGTATATAAATGGATAGCGGCCAATAGAAAGAAGCTCGCTGGAAGTTGTGACACAGGAACCTGCCATTTTGAGTAA
- a CDS encoding ribbon-helix-helix domain-containing protein: protein MPKKVLIAIPQAMLEQADYIAQCEHRTRSDLIREALRRYLDNFKRTQGSGQSMSPSSVTVVAEQPVAVS from the coding sequence ATGCCAAAAAAGGTGCTGATTGCAATTCCACAAGCAATGCTCGAACAGGCTGACTACATTGCCCAATGTGAGCACCGTACAAGATCCGATTTGATTAGAGAAGCATTACGTCGCTATTTGGATAATTTCAAACGCACGCAAGGCAGCGGACAGTCGATGTCCCCATCGTCCGTTACCGTTGTTGCCGAGCAACCAGTAGCCGTCTCCTAA
- a CDS encoding acyl-CoA/acyl-ACP dehydrogenase has product MTVTQDKDKIQDDNKVTFAETALTLAGKSKEEAQRTGAVDRADEQVEAGFAAQYKTINSPIHKAVWDKKVALDLFSSAPINPQAACVPAMKACLEAAAKHRDANTIYDANGKLSAAFRKDLATNGYFGMLIEPQYGGQGASVQHFMTFLGQMATIDPTTSGLASVHGCIGAVDPVRTYGNEEQKQRFLPRLASGQAQSGFALTEPNAGSDLTALRTVAVDNGDHYLLTGEKLFITNALPGHTVGVVCLIDNKPSALVVDLPAQENEQFQVVPYHIWALRRIHNNGLRFNKLAVPKENRLVPKIGDGLTVAYHGLNLGRLALCATAAGSMRIMLGNMLPWAQFRETYGAAIDTRELVKRRIARTAALITGADALYTWGSYLLDNGYRGELECIIAKIFGSEAQKEVAIEYFMKTHGGRSFLGGHLFGDNVHDFLAPCIFEGEGEMLGMAFFKALAKDHGQKYFEPVGLALQKHKIKNFNPMNPAHALALFPELTNYAMWRVGAELASPDKPDLSSVNSTLKGHVEYALEMLTKLPLELSGAMVKHQLKLADRQCRIALMSQHVQDTITMIVTSMYASRQGNEVTIAAADILCEDMKRRIEGGQPSDSYFRKCNKLADMIIEGGMDSINGIHQFDILFPYPKK; this is encoded by the coding sequence ATGACAGTGACTCAAGACAAAGACAAAATTCAAGACGACAACAAGGTGACGTTTGCTGAAACAGCGCTTACGCTGGCCGGCAAGAGCAAGGAAGAAGCGCAACGCACAGGTGCTGTCGATCGTGCTGATGAACAGGTCGAAGCTGGCTTCGCAGCTCAATATAAGACTATCAACAGCCCAATTCACAAAGCTGTTTGGGATAAGAAAGTTGCTCTGGATCTCTTCTCTTCAGCTCCAATTAACCCGCAAGCTGCTTGCGTACCGGCAATGAAAGCTTGCTTGGAAGCAGCTGCCAAACATCGTGATGCCAATACTATTTATGACGCCAACGGCAAGCTGTCCGCCGCGTTTAGAAAAGACCTGGCGACTAACGGCTATTTCGGCATGTTGATTGAACCTCAATATGGCGGACAAGGTGCTTCAGTGCAGCACTTCATGACCTTCTTGGGTCAAATGGCCACCATTGATCCGACAACATCGGGGCTGGCTTCAGTTCACGGATGTATCGGTGCTGTTGACCCGGTTCGTACATACGGCAACGAAGAGCAAAAGCAAAGATTCTTGCCGCGTTTGGCTTCCGGTCAAGCCCAATCGGGATTTGCCCTGACTGAACCAAATGCCGGATCGGATTTGACAGCTTTACGCACAGTTGCGGTTGACAATGGCGACCATTATCTTTTGACCGGTGAAAAGCTCTTCATTACCAATGCGCTCCCCGGACACACAGTAGGCGTTGTTTGTTTGATTGATAACAAGCCTTCAGCACTGGTTGTTGATTTGCCGGCTCAAGAAAATGAGCAATTCCAAGTAGTGCCTTATCACATCTGGGCATTGAGACGGATTCACAACAATGGACTGCGCTTCAATAAGCTTGCTGTACCGAAAGAAAATCGCTTGGTACCGAAGATTGGTGATGGACTAACCGTTGCCTATCACGGCTTGAACCTGGGTCGTTTGGCCTTGTGCGCAACAGCCGCCGGCTCGATGCGTATCATGTTAGGTAATATGCTTCCTTGGGCTCAGTTCCGTGAGACCTACGGCGCTGCCATCGACACCCGTGAACTGGTTAAGAGAAGAATTGCTCGTACAGCTGCTCTTATCACCGGTGCTGATGCTCTCTACACCTGGGGCTCTTATCTGTTAGATAACGGCTATCGTGGTGAACTCGAGTGCATCATTGCCAAGATATTTGGTTCGGAAGCACAAAAAGAAGTAGCCATTGAGTACTTCATGAAGACGCATGGTGGACGCTCCTTCTTGGGTGGACATCTCTTCGGGGACAATGTGCATGACTTCTTGGCACCTTGCATCTTTGAAGGTGAAGGCGAAATGCTTGGCATGGCTTTCTTCAAAGCGCTGGCTAAAGACCATGGTCAAAAATACTTTGAACCAGTTGGTCTTGCTTTGCAGAAGCACAAGATCAAGAATTTCAACCCGATGAATCCGGCACATGCTCTGGCGCTCTTCCCGGAATTGACCAATTACGCCATGTGGCGTGTTGGCGCAGAATTGGCATCACCAGACAAGCCTGATTTGAGCAGTGTCAATTCGACACTCAAAGGTCATGTGGAATATGCGCTTGAAATGCTCACCAAGCTGCCGCTTGAATTAAGCGGTGCAATGGTTAAACACCAATTGAAACTTGCTGATCGTCAGTGCCGCATCGCTCTCATGTCGCAGCATGTTCAAGACACAATCACCATGATCGTGACAAGCATGTATGCAAGCCGTCAGGGCAACGAAGTAACAATCGCTGCTGCTGACATCCTGTGCGAAGACATGAAGCGCAGAATCGAAGGTGGTCAACCGAGTGACTCTTACTTCCGTAAGTGCAACAAGTTGGCTGACATGATTATTGAAGGCGGCATGGATTCCATCAATGGTATCCACCAATTCGATATCCTCTTCCCATATCCGAAGAAGTAG
- the xth gene encoding exodeoxyribonuclease III, producing the protein MNDVIISSWNVNSINVRLQHVLDWLEKTKPNVLCLQEIKTVDEKFPRQAFEDAGYHCEIFGEKTYNGVAIISTSKPDSVQRGFLGEKEPFSRRFLEATFGNVHVLDVYIPNGQAVGSEKFFYKLNWLKALKNHLETEHKPSDLLAICGDYNIAPEDRDVYDPVELKDQILFSGEEKDALKAIQNWGLVDSFRLFNDEAGHYSWWDYRMNAFRRKMGLRIDHIWVTEPLSKRCTASWIDMEPRKLEKPSDHAPIAATFDL; encoded by the coding sequence GTGAACGACGTGATCATCTCAAGTTGGAATGTCAATTCAATCAATGTACGCCTCCAGCACGTATTAGACTGGCTTGAAAAGACCAAACCAAATGTACTTTGCCTGCAAGAAATAAAGACTGTCGACGAGAAATTTCCGCGACAAGCATTTGAGGACGCAGGTTATCACTGCGAAATTTTCGGCGAAAAGACTTATAACGGAGTGGCGATAATCTCAACGAGCAAACCGGACTCCGTACAGAGGGGATTTCTCGGAGAGAAAGAACCATTTTCCAGACGTTTTCTCGAAGCAACTTTCGGAAATGTCCACGTACTTGATGTCTATATTCCAAATGGACAGGCTGTCGGCAGTGAAAAGTTCTTCTATAAGCTCAATTGGTTAAAAGCACTCAAGAATCATCTTGAGACTGAACACAAACCAAGTGATCTCCTGGCAATCTGCGGTGATTACAACATCGCGCCGGAAGACAGAGATGTCTACGACCCTGTTGAATTGAAAGACCAAATTCTTTTCAGTGGCGAAGAAAAAGATGCTTTGAAAGCTATTCAAAATTGGGGATTAGTTGATTCATTTCGTTTGTTTAATGACGAAGCAGGACACTATTCGTGGTGGGACTATCGAATGAACGCATTTCGACGCAAGATGGGTCTTAGAATTGACCATATTTGGGTCACAGAACCGCTCTCAAAGCGTTGTACGGCGTCTTGGATTGATATGGAGCCACGTAAGCTCGAAAAGCCTTCAGACCACGCTCCTATCGCGGCCACATTCGACCTTTAA
- a CDS encoding HEAT repeat domain-containing protein → MDLNKLADLVEQMSIEHSYPGYDVRSTHLGMPDSVTKSPARLFGLALEHESVMVKLVALRWFYDRPGDAKRYQKTLLDLLASPDEWVRLETAKTISRIHNVDEQVAIAVSKLLSDPNMEVRKHAAKALGKLGHKNSEIIENLQKASSDSDREVRWKAEKALRLLGAYQ, encoded by the coding sequence ATGGATCTTAATAAACTCGCAGATCTAGTCGAACAAATGTCAATCGAGCATAGCTATCCCGGCTATGACGTTAGATCCACACATTTAGGTATGCCGGACTCGGTAACCAAATCACCTGCACGGTTATTTGGATTAGCTTTAGAACACGAAAGTGTCATGGTCAAATTAGTCGCTCTGCGCTGGTTCTATGACAGACCAGGCGATGCTAAGCGATATCAAAAGACTTTATTGGATCTTCTTGCCAGTCCCGATGAATGGGTACGTCTGGAAACAGCCAAGACAATAAGCCGCATCCACAACGTGGACGAGCAAGTTGCAATTGCCGTATCGAAATTGTTGTCCGATCCAAACATGGAAGTGCGCAAGCACGCAGCCAAAGCACTGGGCAAACTTGGACACAAGAATTCGGAGATTATCGAAAACTTGCAAAAAGCAAGTAGCGACTCTGATCGCGAAGTACGCTGGAAAGCAGAAAAAGCATTGCGCCTTTTAGGTGCTTACCAATAG